A window of Yoonia sp. SS1-5 genomic DNA:
CAAAGCTTGTTGCGCCCGATCCTGGCAGAGCAGGCAGGTGCTGCGTGAACCCCGCGTTCAACAGGATCATTTCTGCGGATGATGAGACACGCCTTGGCCTCTTCACGACAACAGCACAGCGTTTGGGCACCACACCGCAGAATGTCGAAAAGGACTTTTGGGTCTGTTGGACCCTCGACGCGCTGTTCAATGGATTGCCGGACGGGCCAAGGCTTCTGTTCAAAGGCGGTACGTCCTTGTCAAAGGGGTTTGGGCTGATCCGCCGGTTCTCGGAGGATATCGACGTCACAGTGTTCCGGGACGATCTGGGAGAAGCCGCAACCATAGAAGAGCTTGAGGCTTTAAGCGGCAAGAAGCGCGCCAAGGCGCTGGATGCGATCAAGGCGGCGTGCGAAACTTATATCCAGGGCCCGTTCTCTGGCGGGCTGAACGAGATTGTTTCGGACGTTGCCGGGCGAAACGGTCTCGATGTGGCTCGGTTCTATATTGAGCCTGATCCAGAAGACAGCCAAGCGTTGTACCTGCGGTATCCAACCGCGACACCTGATGATGCCTACATCGCCAAGGCTGTCAAAATCGAGTCCGGTGCAAAATCGGCGCTTGATCCCAATTCTGTGCGCAGCATAAGTCCCTACCTTGAGGAAGACGTTCCGGATATCGATCTGACCGTCGGCAACGTCACTATCGTCGACGCTGAGCGGACATTTTGGGACAAGATCGTGATCCTGCATGGC
This region includes:
- a CDS encoding nucleotidyl transferase AbiEii/AbiGii toxin family protein → MNPAFNRIISADDETRLGLFTTTAQRLGTTPQNVEKDFWVCWTLDALFNGLPDGPRLLFKGGTSLSKGFGLIRRFSEDIDVTVFRDDLGEAATIEELEALSGKKRAKALDAIKAACETYIQGPFSGGLNEIVSDVAGRNGLDVARFYIEPDPEDSQALYLRYPTATPDDAYIAKAVKIESGAKSALDPNSVRSISPYLEEDVPDIDLTVGNVTIVDAERTFWDKIVILHGLRRWFDAREELKGSGQRVSRHYYDTYRLLGSDLGERALADRALGADCVAHARMFFNRPAFDLVTAVAPTFSISPVGEMLDDLRRDYRAMSGMIFGEAPPFDAVIERVADLEQRLNTTPTGSKGVLDGNS